In Halofilum ochraceum, one genomic interval encodes:
- the gspM gene encoding type II secretion system protein GspM: MKAWFESLAPRERRTVLGGGGVLLLVLAYLLVVEPVIGAFAERERRVETLTQQLEWMRDAAAEVAELRAGGADLSADGDTRPPYLAIDTALRGAGLPEPRRLEPVGDGGARLEFEAVPFDPLVRIVGRLRSESGLWVTRARIRRLETSGQVSAQLTFERPGT; the protein is encoded by the coding sequence ATGAAGGCCTGGTTTGAGTCGCTGGCGCCGCGCGAGCGCCGGACCGTCCTCGGCGGCGGCGGCGTGCTGCTGCTGGTGCTGGCCTATCTGCTCGTGGTGGAACCGGTTATCGGGGCGTTTGCCGAACGCGAGCGCCGCGTCGAGACCCTGACGCAGCAACTGGAATGGATGCGCGATGCCGCCGCCGAGGTCGCGGAGCTGCGCGCCGGCGGCGCCGACCTGAGTGCCGACGGCGATACCCGGCCGCCGTACCTCGCGATCGATACCGCCCTGCGTGGCGCCGGTCTGCCGGAGCCCCGGCGGCTGGAACCGGTGGGCGATGGCGGTGCCCGCCTGGAGTTCGAGGCGGTACCGTTCGATCCGCTGGTGCGCATCGTCGGGCGGTTGCGCTCCGAGAGCGGGTTGTGGGTAACCCGGGCGCGGATCCGGCGCCTGGAAACCTCCGGGCAGGTGTCCGCCCAGCTCACGTTCGAGCGGCCGGGCACATGA
- a CDS encoding type II secretion system protein N: MKKRIALFVGVALLAWLSGLAAGLPAARAIDWFAPEGVTAAGVSGTLWQGRAARIDTGGPAPVTGAVWDLSGWQLLRGRLAADTRFRFAGLEGSGYLASGGGRIDADGLTLRGPAAGLGDLLPRLPVEPAGQLLVRVEAATLADGRIERLEGRMQWSEAALSAPFDLDLGMVRASIEPAGNGDGYAIELDSEGGALDIGGVANLQPDGEYRLDLRLTPTASAPDGLRETLGLAAQREGDGFRVRRTGRLTLPGGG, encoded by the coding sequence ATGAAGAAGCGGATCGCGCTGTTCGTCGGGGTGGCGCTGCTCGCGTGGCTGTCGGGTCTTGCCGCCGGGCTTCCGGCCGCCCGTGCAATCGACTGGTTCGCACCGGAAGGCGTTACGGCGGCGGGCGTCAGTGGCACCCTCTGGCAGGGGCGCGCGGCGCGCATCGACACGGGCGGCCCGGCACCGGTCACGGGCGCGGTATGGGATCTGTCCGGATGGCAGCTCCTGCGCGGGCGGCTGGCAGCGGATACGCGTTTCCGGTTCGCGGGCCTCGAAGGCAGCGGGTATCTCGCCAGCGGCGGGGGCCGGATCGATGCGGACGGCCTCACCCTGCGCGGACCCGCCGCGGGCCTCGGTGATCTGCTGCCCCGACTGCCGGTCGAACCCGCCGGACAACTGCTGGTGCGCGTGGAAGCGGCGACGCTCGCTGACGGTCGGATCGAACGTCTCGAGGGCCGGATGCAATGGAGTGAGGCCGCGCTCAGCGCGCCGTTCGACCTCGATCTCGGGATGGTGCGCGCCAGCATCGAGCCGGCGGGGAATGGAGATGGTTACGCCATCGAACTCGATAGTGAGGGGGGCGCGCTTGATATCGGGGGCGTGGCCAATCTGCAGCCCGATGGCGAATACCGGCTCGATCTGCGGCTGACACCGACCGCGAGTGCCCCCGATGGACTGCGCGAAACACTCGGTCTGGCGGCGCAGCGCGAGGGCGACGGGTTCCGCGTGCGGCGCACTGGCCGCCTGACGCTGCCGGGGGGTGGCTGA
- the yrfG gene encoding GMP/IMP nucleotidase, which produces MKVTPHTPLPWGAIDTVLLDLDGTLLDLHFDNHFFLEHLPRRLADHWDLPDHEARTELRRRYERVAGTLDWYCLDYWQRELELDLVALKREIGHLVNWRPHAPAFLDALGTAGKRRVLATNAHPGSMGFKFERLPLGGRFEARYTSHDFGVPKEDAAFWDRLHQREGFQPERTLFIDDNPNVLTAAREWGIGHLIGIRQPDSTAPPNRLEGFPAVDHLDVLLPDAPDLRQASG; this is translated from the coding sequence ATGAAAGTGACACCGCATACCCCGCTGCCATGGGGCGCCATCGACACCGTGCTGCTCGATCTCGACGGCACGCTGCTCGACCTGCACTTCGACAATCATTTCTTCCTCGAACACCTCCCGCGGCGGCTGGCCGATCACTGGGATCTGCCCGACCACGAGGCCCGAACCGAGCTGCGTCGCCGCTATGAGCGGGTCGCCGGGACGCTCGACTGGTACTGCCTCGACTACTGGCAGCGCGAACTCGAACTGGATCTGGTCGCGCTCAAACGCGAGATCGGCCACCTGGTGAATTGGCGCCCGCACGCACCCGCGTTCCTCGACGCCCTCGGCACAGCCGGCAAGCGCCGCGTGCTGGCGACCAACGCGCATCCGGGCAGCATGGGATTCAAGTTCGAACGGTTGCCGCTCGGGGGCCGGTTCGAGGCCCGCTACACATCGCACGATTTCGGGGTGCCGAAGGAGGACGCCGCGTTCTGGGATCGACTGCACCAGCGCGAAGGATTCCAGCCCGAGCGGACCCTGTTCATCGACGACAACCCGAACGTGCTCACGGCCGCCCGCGAGTGGGGCATCGGTCACCTGATCGGGATCCGCCAACCGGACAGCACGGCGCCGCCGAACCGGCTCGAGGGCTTTCCGGCCGTCGATCACCTGGACGTGCTGCTGCCCGACGCCCCCGATCTTCGCCAGGCATCGGGCTGA
- the nudE gene encoding ADP compounds hydrolase NudE, producing the protein MTNKPEILASRVVARSRLFEIQEVDLRFANGTEVQFEKLTNRGFGAVLVVPLIGPREVLLVREYGAGVDRYELSLPKGRVERDEDPLVAANRELQEEVGYGAGRLECLTGLTVAPGYLGHVTQIVLARDLYPASLPGDEPEPPEVVEWSLDDLPALLARPDCTEARTFAALYIVRDQLNTENEE; encoded by the coding sequence ATGACGAACAAGCCCGAGATCCTTGCCTCGCGTGTGGTCGCGCGCAGTCGTCTGTTCGAGATCCAGGAAGTCGATCTGCGTTTCGCCAACGGCACGGAAGTGCAGTTCGAGAAACTCACCAATCGGGGCTTCGGTGCGGTCCTGGTCGTGCCGCTGATCGGTCCGCGGGAGGTCCTGCTCGTGCGCGAATATGGTGCTGGGGTGGACCGCTACGAACTGTCACTGCCCAAGGGGCGCGTCGAGCGGGACGAGGACCCGCTCGTGGCCGCCAACCGGGAACTGCAGGAAGAGGTCGGTTACGGCGCCGGCCGCCTCGAATGCCTGACCGGGCTGACGGTGGCGCCGGGGTATCTGGGCCATGTCACGCAGATCGTGCTGGCGCGCGACCTCTATCCAGCCAGTCTGCCCGGGGATGAACCGGAACCGCCCGAGGTCGTCGAATGGTCGCTCGACGATCTGCCGGCGCTGCTGGCACGGCCGGACTGTACCGAGGCGCGTACATTCGCGGCCCTGTATATCGTGCGCGACCAACTGAATACGGAGAACGAGGAATGA
- the cysQ gene encoding 3'(2'),5'-bisphosphate nucleotidase CysQ has protein sequence MSPDTELDELMPDVIDLAVRAGHAILDIYNGSGYEVESKDDRSPLTSADIASHQLIVEGLKALRPSLPILSEESAHVPFEERGSWDRYWLVDPLDGTREFIKRNGEFTVNIALIEDGVPVMGVVYAPVIDVRYAGIRGLGAWKCVGENEPESISVCPLSNGPVRVAGSRSHSDERLQAYLDRLGEHELRPMGSSLKSCLVAEGTADLYPRLGPTSEWDTAAAQAVVEAAGGYVTDTDLKPLRYNQTDSLLNPDFLVFGDDSRDWSQYL, from the coding sequence ATGAGCCCGGATACCGAACTCGACGAACTCATGCCGGATGTAATCGACCTGGCGGTACGTGCCGGTCACGCGATCCTCGATATCTACAACGGCAGTGGATACGAGGTGGAGAGCAAGGACGATCGCTCTCCGCTGACCAGCGCCGATATCGCATCCCATCAGTTGATCGTCGAGGGGCTCAAGGCCTTGCGCCCGTCCCTGCCGATCCTGTCGGAGGAATCGGCCCACGTCCCCTTCGAGGAGCGCGGCAGCTGGGATCGCTACTGGCTGGTTGACCCACTCGACGGGACGCGCGAGTTCATCAAGCGCAACGGCGAGTTCACGGTCAACATCGCGCTGATCGAGGACGGTGTCCCGGTGATGGGTGTGGTCTATGCGCCGGTCATCGACGTTCGGTACGCCGGCATCCGGGGCCTCGGTGCGTGGAAATGTGTCGGCGAAAACGAGCCGGAGTCGATCTCCGTCTGCCCGCTGTCCAACGGGCCAGTGCGGGTCGCCGGTAGCCGTTCGCACTCGGACGAGCGCCTGCAGGCCTATCTCGACCGGCTCGGCGAGCACGAGCTCCGCCCGATGGGGTCCTCACTGAAGTCCTGCCTCGTCGCCGAAGGGACCGCCGATCTCTATCCGCGCCTCGGCCCCACCTCGGAGTGGGACACCGCGGCGGCGCAGGCGGTGGTCGAGGCCGCCGGCGGGTACGTCACCGATACCGACCTTAAGCCCCTGCGGTACAACCAGACCGATTCGCTGCTCAACCCGGACTTTCTGGTTTTCGGCGACGACAGCCGGGACTGGTCGCAGTACCTGTGA
- a CDS encoding gamma-glutamyltransferase gives MARGRGAIACGHPATRDAAAAMLEAGGNAFDAAAAALWTACVAEPVLASPGGGGFLLAQPAGERARVYDFFAHTPGTRLDPGDADFHPIHADFGTTRQEFHIGLGAAAAPGVVAGTCAFQQELGRMPRREVFAPAVGCARDGLPMNALQAYIAEVVRPILEATPEARAIFTPAGGPPVEGDRHAMPELGEFLETLSHEGPDLFYRGEVAAAVDAACRAGGGHLRRSDFEDYRVERREPLTADYRGRRVLTNAPPASGGLLINFGLEMLAGLPGGADVDSPEQALRMAAVLDATRQARLDAGLDAGVTDRTARTLLDPDQLARYRALIAGHPPSHRGTTHISVIDARGNAAALTVSNGEGCGWIVPGTGFMLNNMLGEADLQPRGFGQWPTATRLTSMMAPTLVTDRSGGELLALGSGGSNRIRSALLQVLAAHLDGGLPLEAAVERPRLHLEGQCLEIEGGFTAATVEALQRQWPEHRVWPDRNLFFGGAHAVAAGRDGFTGAGDPRRGGVATVVP, from the coding sequence ATGGCGCGCGGGCGCGGGGCCATCGCCTGCGGTCATCCCGCGACCCGGGACGCGGCTGCCGCCATGCTGGAGGCGGGGGGCAACGCCTTCGATGCCGCGGCGGCCGCGCTGTGGACCGCCTGTGTGGCCGAGCCGGTACTCGCGTCGCCGGGCGGTGGCGGTTTCCTGCTGGCGCAGCCGGCGGGTGAGCGGGCGCGGGTGTACGACTTCTTCGCCCACACCCCGGGCACTCGACTTGATCCCGGTGACGCCGATTTCCATCCCATCCATGCCGACTTCGGCACCACTCGGCAGGAGTTCCACATCGGTCTCGGGGCCGCCGCCGCGCCCGGGGTGGTTGCGGGCACCTGTGCGTTCCAGCAGGAACTGGGGCGCATGCCGCGGCGCGAGGTATTCGCACCCGCCGTCGGCTGTGCCCGCGACGGGCTGCCGATGAACGCGCTGCAGGCGTACATCGCCGAGGTGGTTCGGCCGATCCTGGAGGCGACCCCGGAGGCGCGCGCGATCTTCACGCCCGCGGGCGGGCCGCCGGTGGAGGGCGATCGCCATGCGATGCCCGAACTCGGTGAGTTCCTCGAAACGCTATCTCACGAAGGCCCCGATCTGTTCTATCGCGGCGAGGTCGCGGCCGCCGTCGACGCGGCCTGCCGGGCTGGCGGTGGCCATCTGCGCCGGAGCGATTTCGAGGACTACCGGGTCGAGCGGCGCGAGCCGCTGACGGCGGATTACCGCGGGCGGCGCGTGCTGACGAACGCGCCACCGGCTTCCGGCGGCCTGTTGATCAACTTCGGTCTGGAAATGCTCGCCGGCCTGCCGGGGGGCGCGGATGTCGACAGCCCCGAGCAGGCGCTGCGCATGGCGGCCGTGCTCGACGCGACCCGCCAGGCGCGCCTCGACGCCGGCCTCGATGCCGGCGTGACGGACCGGACCGCGCGCACGCTCCTCGATCCCGATCAGCTCGCGCGCTACCGGGCCCTGATCGCGGGCCACCCGCCGTCACACCGGGGCACCACCCATATCAGCGTGATCGATGCCCGCGGCAACGCCGCCGCCCTGACCGTCTCCAATGGCGAGGGCTGTGGCTGGATCGTGCCAGGCACCGGTTTCATGCTGAACAACATGCTGGGCGAGGCCGACCTGCAGCCGCGCGGTTTCGGTCAGTGGCCGACCGCCACACGCCTGACCTCCATGATGGCCCCGACTCTCGTTACGGATCGTTCTGGCGGCGAGCTGCTGGCGCTCGGCTCCGGTGGCTCCAACCGGATCCGCTCGGCCCTACTGCAGGTGCTGGCGGCCCACCTGGATGGCGGGTTGCCGCTGGAAGCCGCGGTCGAGCGCCCACGGCTGCACCTGGAAGGCCAGTGCCTGGAGATCGAGGGCGGTTTCACCGCCGCCACGGTCGAGGCCCTGCAGCGGCAGTGGCCCGAACACCGGGTCTGGCCCGACCGCAATCTCTTCTTCGGCGGCGCGCACGCGGTAGCCGCCGGACGCGACGGCTTCACCGGCGCCGGCGACCCGCGCCGCGGTGGCGTGGCGACGGTCGTGCCGTAA
- a CDS encoding FKBP-type peptidyl-prolyl cis-trans isomerase, translated as MQITQNTVASIEYTLKDNEGQVLDTSEGREPLTYLHGSGNLVPGLESALEGNGEGDSVSVTVEPSEGFGERDENLIQQVPKTAFEGVESIEAGMRFQASDENGQGRIVTVTEVADDQVTVDANHPLAGVPLNFDVNVVEVRAASDEEIEHGHAHTGDEEDH; from the coding sequence ATGCAGATTACGCAGAACACCGTGGCCTCGATCGAGTACACGCTCAAGGATAACGAAGGCCAGGTACTCGACACGTCCGAGGGCCGCGAGCCCCTGACCTACCTCCACGGCAGCGGTAACCTGGTGCCGGGTCTCGAGAGCGCGCTCGAGGGCAACGGCGAGGGCGACTCCGTCTCGGTCACCGTCGAGCCGTCCGAGGGCTTCGGCGAGCGCGACGAGAACCTCATCCAGCAGGTCCCGAAGACCGCCTTCGAAGGCGTCGAGTCCATCGAGGCCGGCATGCGCTTCCAGGCCTCCGACGAGAACGGCCAGGGCCGCATCGTTACCGTCACCGAAGTCGCCGACGATCAGGTGACGGTCGACGCGAACCATCCCCTCGCCGGTGTGCCGCTGAACTTCGACGTCAACGTCGTCGAGGTACGCGCCGCCTCCGATGAAGAGATCGAGCACGGCCACGCCCACACGGGTGACGAAGAGGACCACTGA
- a CDS encoding aspartate/glutamate racemase family protein, translated as MKTIGILGGMSHESTGHYYRLINQGVRTRLGGLHSARIVLLSVDFATIEPLQAADEWDAAGALLAADARRIERAGADFLLLATNTMHRCADAIAEAIDIPLLHLADATAGAIEDGGVERVALLGTRYTMEQPFYRERLERRGLRVDVPPAADRTELNRIIFEELCQGVIRPDSRVTLQRMIRDLGSVGATAVIAGCTEITMLIDAADSPLPLFDTTAIHAEAAVTRALDTTTA; from the coding sequence GTGAAGACGATCGGCATCCTCGGTGGCATGAGCCACGAGAGCACGGGGCATTACTACCGCCTGATCAACCAGGGCGTGCGCACGCGCCTGGGCGGGCTCCATTCCGCCCGGATCGTGCTGCTGAGTGTCGACTTCGCCACGATCGAACCCCTCCAGGCGGCGGATGAATGGGATGCCGCCGGCGCCCTGCTGGCGGCGGACGCGCGTCGGATCGAGCGGGCGGGTGCCGACTTCCTGCTGCTGGCCACGAATACGATGCACCGCTGCGCCGATGCCATCGCAGAGGCGATCGATATCCCGCTGCTGCACCTGGCGGATGCGACGGCCGGCGCCATCGAAGACGGCGGTGTCGAGCGTGTGGCCCTGCTCGGGACGCGCTACACCATGGAACAACCCTTCTACCGGGAGCGCCTCGAACGGCGCGGGCTGCGGGTCGATGTGCCGCCCGCGGCGGACCGCACGGAGCTCAATCGGATCATCTTCGAGGAACTCTGCCAGGGCGTCATTCGCCCGGATTCACGGGTGACGCTGCAGCGCATGATCCGCGACCTGGGTTCGGTCGGCGCGACCGCGGTCATCGCCGGCTGTACCGAGATCACCATGCTGATCGACGCCGCGGACAGCCCGTTGCCTCTGTTCGATACGACCGCGATCCACGCGGAGGCGGCGGTCACCCGGGCGCTGGACACCACGACTGCATGA
- a CDS encoding AmpG family muropeptide MFS transporter, with the protein MPAEPRRDWRETFAVYRQPPVITMLFLGFSAGLPFLLVFSTLTAWLRSEGVEVAAIGFFSWIGILYSIKFFWAPVVDRLPLPLLTRGLGQRRGWILFGQLLIITGLAGLAFSDPLTALTPVVVLALLVAFGSATQDIAIDAFRIESAPDEVQAANAATYMIGYRIGLVMAGAVALYIADFVSWTAAYLAMAGLVSVGVITVLLRPEPEKRIARHTHEREQRVQDYLLANEHHSDLRRRIMAWLIGAVVCPFVDFFSRYGRVALALLVLIGIYRISDISMAAMANPLYLDLGFSLSQIGTITNVYGVVMTITGGLVGGLMVTRYGIPRMLVVGAALTAVTNLLFAVLATIGAEVAMLVVTISADNLSNGFASTILIAFMSSLTSRAYTATQYALFSSLMTLPGKFVSGFSGVAVEAWGYPWFFIAIGIAGVPAVLLAAWYAWGRTRDNTEPPHAVPRETG; encoded by the coding sequence ATGCCGGCTGAGCCCCGTCGCGACTGGCGAGAGACGTTCGCGGTCTATCGCCAGCCGCCCGTCATCACGATGCTGTTCCTCGGCTTCTCCGCGGGATTGCCGTTCCTGCTCGTGTTCTCGACGCTGACCGCATGGCTGCGTTCCGAGGGCGTGGAGGTCGCGGCCATCGGTTTCTTCTCGTGGATCGGCATCCTCTACTCGATCAAGTTCTTCTGGGCCCCGGTGGTGGATCGGCTGCCGCTGCCCCTGTTGACCCGTGGACTGGGCCAGCGCCGCGGCTGGATACTGTTCGGCCAGCTGTTGATCATCACCGGACTCGCCGGCCTTGCCTTCAGCGATCCCCTGACGGCACTCACCCCGGTCGTGGTGCTGGCGCTGCTGGTCGCGTTCGGTTCGGCGACCCAGGATATCGCCATCGACGCCTTTCGGATCGAATCGGCGCCCGACGAGGTGCAGGCGGCGAATGCCGCCACCTACATGATCGGTTATCGCATCGGCCTGGTGATGGCCGGTGCCGTGGCCCTGTACATCGCGGATTTCGTGTCCTGGACGGCTGCCTATCTGGCGATGGCGGGGCTGGTCTCGGTTGGCGTCATTACCGTGTTGCTGCGTCCGGAGCCGGAGAAACGCATCGCGCGCCATACGCATGAACGCGAACAGCGGGTCCAGGACTATCTGCTGGCCAACGAGCATCACTCGGATCTGCGGCGCCGCATCATGGCCTGGCTTATCGGCGCCGTGGTCTGCCCGTTCGTCGACTTCTTCAGTCGTTACGGGCGCGTCGCGCTGGCACTGCTGGTACTGATCGGCATCTACCGCATCTCCGACATTTCGATGGCGGCGATGGCCAACCCGCTGTATCTCGATCTCGGATTCTCGCTGAGCCAGATCGGCACGATCACGAATGTCTACGGCGTGGTGATGACCATCACCGGCGGGCTGGTGGGCGGACTGATGGTGACGCGCTACGGCATCCCCCGGATGCTGGTCGTCGGGGCCGCCCTGACGGCGGTCACGAACCTGTTGTTCGCGGTGCTGGCGACGATCGGCGCGGAGGTCGCGATGCTGGTCGTCACGATCAGCGCCGACAACCTCTCCAACGGATTCGCCAGCACGATCCTCATCGCCTTCATGTCGAGCCTGACCAGCCGCGCCTATACCGCGACCCAGTACGCCCTGTTCTCCTCGCTGATGACCTTGCCGGGCAAGTTCGTCAGCGGCTTCTCCGGCGTCGCGGTCGAGGCCTGGGGCTATCCCTGGTTCTTCATCGCCATCGGCATCGCCGGCGTCCCGGCCGTCCTCCTCGCCGCCTGGTATGCCTGGGGCCGTACTCGCGACAACACCGAACCGCCTCACGCGGTGCCTCGGGAGACCGGATAG
- a CDS encoding exodeoxyribonuclease III, with protein sequence MRVISLNANGIRAAARKGFFDWLAHQDADLVCIQETKAQVDQLSDPQFHPDGYWCHYCDAEKKGYSGTAVYARREPDEVTDRLGLDEFDREGRWCEMRFGNLVVASLYLPSGTSSEERLAAKMRFHDRFLPHLQSLKDSGRDVIICGDWNTAHTEIDLANPKNNKKNSGFLPEERAWLDRVFDEIGMVDAFRVVHPETPHLYTWWSNRGQAWAKNVGWRIDYQIVTPSLKDTIRDAWVYTDERYSDHAPLVMDYDFDLMSA encoded by the coding sequence ATGCGCGTCATCAGCCTCAATGCCAACGGTATCCGCGCGGCCGCGCGGAAGGGATTTTTCGACTGGCTGGCGCACCAGGACGCCGATCTGGTCTGCATCCAGGAGACCAAGGCGCAGGTCGACCAGCTGAGCGACCCGCAGTTCCACCCCGACGGCTACTGGTGCCACTACTGCGACGCCGAGAAAAAGGGCTACAGCGGCACGGCCGTGTACGCGCGGCGCGAACCCGACGAGGTCACCGACAGGCTGGGTCTGGACGAGTTCGACCGCGAGGGCCGCTGGTGCGAGATGCGCTTCGGCAATCTGGTCGTGGCCTCGCTGTACCTGCCGTCCGGCACCTCGAGCGAGGAACGCCTGGCCGCGAAGATGCGCTTCCATGACCGCTTCCTGCCCCATCTTCAGAGCCTCAAGGACAGCGGCCGCGACGTGATCATCTGCGGCGACTGGAACACCGCGCACACGGAAATCGACCTCGCCAATCCGAAGAACAACAAGAAGAATTCGGGCTTTCTGCCGGAGGAACGCGCCTGGCTGGACCGGGTCTTCGACGAGATCGGCATGGTCGACGCCTTCCGCGTCGTCCACCCCGAGACGCCCCACCTCTACACCTGGTGGTCCAACCGCGGCCAGGCCTGGGCGAAGAACGTAGGCTGGCGCATCGACTACCAGATCGTCACCCCGAGCCTGAAAGACACCATCCGCGACGCCTGGGTATACACCGACGAACGCTACTCCGACCACGCACCGCTGGTCATGGACTACGACTTCGATCTGATGTCCGCGTAG